The following proteins are encoded in a genomic region of Synechococcus sp. ROS8604:
- a CDS encoding ABC transporter ATP-binding protein — translation MTSLMNNIIKYSKKLQKKAKFLKSLYFILSKENKKNFLFLVVVSIASSFINIIGIGLTIPFLEIISKPEELLANLQRYSFLSLLQLNQNSLLILMCIAYVLINIIALSTRIYCNNFALNLSSAIGTQLATDSLSQILKKPYIWHKQSNSSDVLSLITNNVEQTQGVILSLTLVVPSSTLVLLIAFSLILIDPINTAVISFLLIIYYVYVLSYTSIRAKKNGVIRVKEYAKVVNYAQEFTSLIKELILQDSFDFNIKNYRNAVFNFRSAIADNKKLQSNPKIIIEYLFIIILLLTSTISYFLNPSASSLAIQGTFLISLARIIQPLQQIFSAFNGLFANDSALVSVLEAVGSKTYDAHSISSKHKGKDYGHFGTNKSPNLIELNNVSFKYSQDPDDSYQLRNINFRIRLGESVAFIGKTGSGKSTCLDIIMGLLKPTSGNVQFKGNDIYASVEATKRWQNSFSHIAQDFCLNDASIMDNISNFQDIHKANFNDILLASKLSEIHAYIEALPDSYDTRVGERGSMLSGGQRQRISLARAIFRARDIMFLDEATSAMDRDTELKIIQNLKRLNYTLLAITHSRSILPYFDKIVLFSDGTILDVGTYSELTIQHPGLLNT, via the coding sequence AATATAATTGGTATTGGTCTGACTATTCCCTTTCTTGAAATTATTAGCAAACCTGAGGAGCTATTAGCAAATTTACAAAGATATTCATTTCTTTCTCTATTACAACTTAATCAGAATTCACTGTTAATACTTATGTGTATTGCTTATGTATTAATCAATATTATCGCACTATCTACTAGAATCTATTGTAATAATTTTGCACTCAATCTGTCATCAGCAATTGGTACTCAGTTAGCAACTGATTCATTGTCACAAATATTAAAGAAACCATACATATGGCACAAACAATCAAACTCAAGTGATGTATTATCATTAATAACTAATAATGTAGAACAGACACAAGGAGTAATTTTAAGCTTAACACTTGTTGTCCCAAGTTCAACCTTGGTGTTATTAATTGCCTTTAGTCTGATTCTTATTGATCCGATCAACACAGCTGTTATATCTTTCCTCTTAATCATATATTATGTTTACGTATTAAGCTATACATCGATTAGAGCAAAGAAGAATGGAGTAATCAGAGTGAAAGAATATGCTAAAGTTGTAAATTATGCTCAAGAGTTCACCTCTCTAATTAAAGAGCTAATTTTACAAGATTCATTTGATTTTAATATTAAAAACTATAGAAATGCTGTATTTAATTTTCGAAGCGCAATAGCCGATAATAAAAAATTACAATCAAATCCAAAAATTATAATTGAATATTTGTTTATTATTATTTTATTATTAACATCAACTATTTCATACTTTCTAAACCCCTCTGCATCATCACTGGCAATTCAGGGTACATTCTTAATAAGTTTAGCACGCATCATTCAACCTTTACAGCAAATATTTAGTGCTTTTAATGGTTTGTTTGCTAACGATTCAGCATTAGTATCTGTTTTAGAGGCTGTGGGTAGTAAAACTTATGATGCGCATTCAATCTCTTCAAAGCATAAAGGAAAAGATTATGGTCATTTTGGTACAAATAAATCACCAAATTTAATTGAACTAAACAACGTTTCATTTAAATATTCACAAGATCCTGATGACTCATATCAGCTTAGAAATATTAACTTTAGAATACGATTAGGTGAATCAGTAGCTTTTATTGGAAAGACTGGAAGTGGTAAGTCAACTTGTTTAGATATTATCATGGGCCTGTTAAAGCCAACGAGTGGAAATGTTCAATTTAAAGGTAATGATATTTACGCCTCCGTAGAAGCAACAAAGCGTTGGCAGAATAGTTTTTCACATATAGCACAAGATTTTTGTTTAAATGATGCAAGTATCATGGATAATATTTCAAACTTTCAAGACATCCACAAAGCTAACTTTAATGATATATTATTGGCTTCAAAGCTGTCTGAGATACATGCTTATATTGAGGCGTTACCAGATAGTTATGACACAAGAGTGGGGGAAAGAGGCTCTATGTTGAGTGGTGGACAAAGGCAACGCATTTCATTAGCTAGAGCTATTTTTCGTGCAAGAGATATAATGTTTTTGGATGAAGCAACTAGTGCAATGGATAGAGATACTGAGCTCAAAATAATACAGAATCTAAAACGTCTGAATTACACTCTTCTGGCAATTACTCACAGCAGAAGCATTCTTCCATATTTTGATAAAATAGTTTTATTTTCTGATGGAACAATTCTAGATGTAGGTACTTACAGTGAACTTACAATTCAACATCCTGGATTGCTGAACACCTAA